One region of Wyeomyia smithii strain HCP4-BCI-WySm-NY-G18 chromosome 3, ASM2978416v1, whole genome shotgun sequence genomic DNA includes:
- the LOC129728319 gene encoding putative nuclease HARBI1 isoform X1: protein MSILLWFSSDSDSEEDCESLATERKIIRDRSNPLDQPEKSFREYFKVSKEIFMYLLNIIEDEITTIKHSLAIPPIIMLAASLRFFAEGSYQKCVGNDRFIGMAQPTFSKSLTTILNIIEQEVCPKTIQFPSEEREMSEIKLAFYRKTGFPGVIGCVDRMHIKIIPPAHAIEHFFNNKSYHSINALMICDHNLTVRHIDAKNPGSYSDESIWNKNSLNKLLTQRQNKQQNSWLLGDAKYPLKPFLITPFKNEANITEQQLQFNEIHSRARSVAEKTIEIIKNTFRCLLGEKTLHYKPEKATQIVNVCVALHNLRIKHNIGSDELELPIDAKCDIPVIENNDDDASSIRNNIMKNIV from the exons ATGAGCATACTTTTGTGGTTTAGTAGTGACAGCGACAGCGAGGAGGATTGCGAGAGCCTTGCAACGGAAAGAAAGATAATAAGAGACCGTTCAAACCCTTTGGACCAACCAGAAAAATC GTTTAGAGAATACTTCAAAGTTTCCAAAGAGATCTTTATGTATCTGCTGAATATAATTGAAGATGAAATTACCACAATTAAACATTCCCTTGCGATTCCACCAATTATTATGCTAGCAGCCTCGTTACGATTTTTCGCAGAGGGAAGTTATCAGAAATGCGTAGGTAATGATCGATTCATTGGAATGGCACAACCTACGTTTTCCAAATCGTTAACAACGATTCTTAACATCATTGAACAGGAAGTGTGTCCAAAGACAATTCAGTTTCCTTCTGAGGAACGGGAAATGAGCGAAATAAAGCTCGCCTTTTACAGGAAAACCGGGTTTCCCGGTGTGATAGGCTGTGTCGACagaatgcatataaaaattattCCACCGGCACATGCTATAGAGCATTTTTTCAACAATAAAAGCTACCATAGCATTAATGCTTTGATG ATTTGTGACCACAATTTGACTGTACGCCATATTGACGCCAAAAATCCTGGGTCCTACAGTGATGAATCGATATGGAACAAAAATTCATTGAATAAATTATTAACACAACGTCAAAACAAGCAACAAAATTCCTGGTTATTAG GAGATGCGAAATATCCCCTGAAGCCCTTCTTAATTACCCCTTTCAAAAATGAAGCAAACATCACAGAACAGCAGTTGCAGTTCAACGAAATCCACTCGAGGGCGAGATCTGTTGCCGAAAAAACGATTGAGATTATTAAAAATACCTTCCGGTGCTTGCTAGGAGAGAAAACGTTACATTATAAACCAGAGAAAGCGACTCAGATAGTGAATGTCTGTGTTGCATTGCACAATCTTCGAATAAAGCACAATATAGGTTCTGATGAACTGGAACTACCAATCGATGCTAAATGTGATATACCAGTCATAGAAAATAATGACGATGATGCTAGTAGTATAAGGAAcaatattatgaaa
- the LOC129728975 gene encoding uncharacterized protein K02A2.6-like, whose product MPVVDDHIARLGKGTIWSKLDIKEAFLQIELDDESKDVTTFITGRGLFRFKRMPFGLVTAPELFQRAMDEILAGCEGVASYLDDVIIEGKDMDEHDTRLNENRDPTFRYEDSSFVIVVANYMNKFIPNLATIDQPLRKLLAKDVKFEWSKEQNDAFNEIKSALSKVQNLGFYRLADRTAVIADASPHGLGFNQHNEHRVVSFASKSLTETERNEKIIVRAVTLSARSCTAFTWKEIKEASMSDSEIKIVLDSLLNDVDSLPIEYRVVRNELCQFEDVLLRGDRIVIPKSLRTRVLSAAHDGHPGITMMKNHLSSTGSTGGNDSQPPPSYPWHTLAIDFLGPLPEEQSLLVVIDYYSRFIEVCEMETTTATDVVGELAIMFGRFGIPSFIKADNAPQFSTECTEIEEFCKCTGFKILNTIPYWPQSNGEVERQNRSILKRLRIAQELGQDWRKELRDYILTYH is encoded by the exons ATGCCTGTGGTGGATGATCACATTGCGCGCCTAGGCAAAGGTACTATTTGGAGTAAACTGGATATAAAGGAAGCCTTTTTACAAATCGAACTGGACGACGAATCTAAGGATGTGACCACGTTTATCACCGGACGAGGACTATTTCGTTTCAAACGGATGCCGTTTGGTTTGGTGACTGCACCGGAGCTCTTCCAAAGGGCTATGGATGAGATTCTAGCCGGGTGTGAGGGTGTAGCTTCGTATCTCGATGACGTCATCATCGAAGGAAAAGACATGGACGAGCATGACACACGACTCAATGAG AACAGGGATCCGACCTTCAGATACGAAGATTCGAGCTTTGTTATCGTTGTAGCCAACTACATGAACAAGTTCATACCGAATTTAGCAACAATAGATCAACCACTACGAAAATTGTTAGCAAAAGATGTCAAATTCGAATGGTCAAAGGAACAAAACGATGCTTTCAACGAGATCAAATCGGCTTTGAGCAAAGTTCAAAACTTAGGATTCTATAGATTAGCAGACCGAACAGCTGTCATTGCTGACGCAAGTCCGCATGGGCTAGGGTTCAACCAGCATAACGAGCATCGTGTAGTAAGTTTCGCCTCCAAATCGTTGACCGAAACTGAGCGTAATGAAAAGATAATAGTTCGTGCAGTAACCCTGTCGGCTCGTTCTTGTACGGCGTTCACGTGGAAAGAGATTAAAGAGGCTTCTATGTCGGATTCTGAAATCAAAATCGTGTTGGATTCTCTGCTCAATGACGTAGATAGCTTGCCTATTGAATATCGGGTGGTGAGAAATGAACTGTGTCAGTTTGAAGATGTTCTGCTCAGGGGTGATCGGATTGTAATTCCGAAATCTTTACGTACTAGAGTGCTGTCTGCTGCTCACGATGGTCACCCGGGAATAACGATGATGAAGAATCATTTAAG CAGCACCGGATCCACCGGAGGCAATGACTCGCAGCCACCTCCGTCCTATCCTTGGCACACATTGGCTATTGATTTCCTCGGTCCTTTGCCGGAAGAACAAAGCCTGCTCGTGGTGATCGATTATTATTCCCGATTCATCGAGGTTTGCGAAATGGAGACTACTACAGCAACTGATGTGGTAGGAGAACTGGCTATTATGTTTGGAAGGTTTGGTATTCCGTCGTTCATAAAGGCAGATAATGCTCCTCAGTTTAGCACTGAGTGTACGGAGATAGAGGAGTTTTGTAAGTGTACTggattcaaaattttgaatacTATCCCTTACTGGCCTCAGTCTAACGGCGAAGTGGAGCGGCAGAATAGATCAATTCTGAAACGACTACGCATTGCACAGGAGCTGGGCCAGGACTGGAGAAAAGAGTTGCGTGATTACATCTTAACGTATCATTAG
- the LOC129728319 gene encoding putative nuclease HARBI1 isoform X2: MYLLNIIEDEITTIKHSLAIPPIIMLAASLRFFAEGSYQKCVGNDRFIGMAQPTFSKSLTTILNIIEQEVCPKTIQFPSEEREMSEIKLAFYRKTGFPGVIGCVDRMHIKIIPPAHAIEHFFNNKSYHSINALMICDHNLTVRHIDAKNPGSYSDESIWNKNSLNKLLTQRQNKQQNSWLLGDAKYPLKPFLITPFKNEANITEQQLQFNEIHSRARSVAEKTIEIIKNTFRCLLGEKTLHYKPEKATQIVNVCVALHNLRIKHNIGSDELELPIDAKCDIPVIENNDDDASSIRNNIMKNIV; encoded by the exons ATGTATCTGCTGAATATAATTGAAGATGAAATTACCACAATTAAACATTCCCTTGCGATTCCACCAATTATTATGCTAGCAGCCTCGTTACGATTTTTCGCAGAGGGAAGTTATCAGAAATGCGTAGGTAATGATCGATTCATTGGAATGGCACAACCTACGTTTTCCAAATCGTTAACAACGATTCTTAACATCATTGAACAGGAAGTGTGTCCAAAGACAATTCAGTTTCCTTCTGAGGAACGGGAAATGAGCGAAATAAAGCTCGCCTTTTACAGGAAAACCGGGTTTCCCGGTGTGATAGGCTGTGTCGACagaatgcatataaaaattattCCACCGGCACATGCTATAGAGCATTTTTTCAACAATAAAAGCTACCATAGCATTAATGCTTTGATG ATTTGTGACCACAATTTGACTGTACGCCATATTGACGCCAAAAATCCTGGGTCCTACAGTGATGAATCGATATGGAACAAAAATTCATTGAATAAATTATTAACACAACGTCAAAACAAGCAACAAAATTCCTGGTTATTAG GAGATGCGAAATATCCCCTGAAGCCCTTCTTAATTACCCCTTTCAAAAATGAAGCAAACATCACAGAACAGCAGTTGCAGTTCAACGAAATCCACTCGAGGGCGAGATCTGTTGCCGAAAAAACGATTGAGATTATTAAAAATACCTTCCGGTGCTTGCTAGGAGAGAAAACGTTACATTATAAACCAGAGAAAGCGACTCAGATAGTGAATGTCTGTGTTGCATTGCACAATCTTCGAATAAAGCACAATATAGGTTCTGATGAACTGGAACTACCAATCGATGCTAAATGTGATATACCAGTCATAGAAAATAATGACGATGATGCTAGTAGTATAAGGAAcaatattatgaaa